One genomic segment of Phycisphaerales bacterium AB-hyl4 includes these proteins:
- a CDS encoding Spy/CpxP family protein refolding chaperone yields MKRFTTLGAWLAVLMLTIGGGAAVADDNDNNQDRDRSGIQMRHPATGMHGMDEGSLRRLVRDLDLDDEQHEQIRETLREARERRMSWWQEHGQAVHGLRQRVHNARKADDREQFRESWAELGELMFDAPDPGQVIHDVKEILTEEQREQLEANWQEARERMERRRERRGGRRDRDGNGDDENGDDDNND; encoded by the coding sequence ATGAAAAGATTTACCACACTCGGAGCATGGCTGGCTGTGCTCATGCTGACGATCGGCGGCGGCGCGGCCGTCGCGGACGATAACGACAACAACCAGGACCGCGACCGCAGCGGCATCCAGATGCGACACCCAGCGACGGGCATGCACGGCATGGACGAAGGCTCGCTGCGTCGGCTGGTGCGCGATCTGGACCTGGACGACGAACAGCATGAGCAGATCCGCGAAACCCTCCGTGAAGCCCGCGAACGCCGCATGAGTTGGTGGCAGGAGCATGGCCAGGCCGTGCACGGCCTGCGCCAGCGTGTGCATAACGCGCGGAAGGCCGACGACCGCGAACAGTTTCGTGAAAGCTGGGCCGAGCTGGGCGAACTGATGTTCGACGCGCCCGACCCGGGCCAGGTGATTCACGACGTCAAAGAGATCCTTACCGAAGAGCAGCGCGAGCAACTCGAAGCCAACTGGCAGGAAGCCCGCGAGCGCATGGAACGCCGACGCGAACGCCGCGGCGGCCGACGCGATCGCGATGGCAATGGTGACGATGAAAACGGCGACGATGACAACAATGACTAA
- a CDS encoding Mrp/NBP35 family ATP-binding protein codes for MAISKQDVQNQLRKVQDPELHRDLVSLNRVANVAWCDGVASVSVLWSASAGGTQQQIRDAIEQAVRELGDEVKQVSVDFVGQEKPAQGQGGQPAGDDSPQAQARASNPLPNVKHIIAVGAGKGGVGKSTVSVNLAVGLARTGAKVGLLDGDIYGPSVPTMLGLDDIKPQGSGNMIFPFQVHGIKTMTIGKLVEADKPLIWRGPMAHGAFRQLATQTEWGELDYLIIDLPPGTGDVPLTLAQLLPLTGAVVVCTPQKVAQDDARRAVKMFQQLGIHVLGVVENMSYFIGDDGKEYDIFGRGGAKRMAEQLAVPFLGMVPINMRLRENCDTGDPTANFVGDDKLAEELTHVSQKLAGQVQVLSMSGELDAPSISVH; via the coding sequence ATGGCGATCAGCAAGCAGGACGTTCAGAATCAGCTCCGCAAGGTACAGGACCCCGAGCTTCATCGCGACCTTGTGTCGCTCAACCGCGTCGCCAACGTCGCCTGGTGCGACGGTGTCGCCAGCGTCAGCGTGCTCTGGTCCGCCTCGGCAGGGGGGACGCAGCAGCAGATCCGCGACGCGATCGAGCAGGCCGTCCGCGAACTCGGCGACGAGGTGAAGCAGGTCAGCGTTGATTTCGTCGGCCAGGAGAAGCCCGCACAGGGGCAGGGGGGCCAGCCCGCCGGCGACGACAGCCCGCAGGCCCAGGCCCGCGCGAGCAACCCGCTGCCGAATGTGAAGCACATTATCGCGGTGGGCGCGGGCAAGGGTGGCGTTGGCAAGTCCACGGTTTCGGTCAACCTGGCTGTGGGCCTGGCCCGCACCGGCGCGAAGGTCGGCCTGCTCGACGGCGATATCTACGGCCCGTCCGTGCCGACCATGCTCGGCCTCGACGACATCAAGCCGCAAGGCTCGGGCAACATGATCTTCCCGTTCCAGGTGCATGGCATTAAGACCATGACCATCGGCAAGCTCGTCGAAGCAGACAAGCCGCTGATCTGGCGTGGCCCGATGGCGCACGGCGCGTTCCGCCAGCTTGCCACGCAGACCGAGTGGGGCGAGCTGGACTACCTCATCATCGACCTGCCGCCGGGCACGGGCGACGTGCCGCTGACGCTTGCGCAGTTGCTGCCGTTGACCGGCGCGGTGGTGGTGTGCACGCCGCAGAAGGTGGCGCAGGATGACGCCAGGCGAGCGGTGAAGATGTTCCAGCAACTCGGCATCCATGTGCTCGGCGTGGTGGAGAACATGAGCTACTTCATCGGCGACGATGGCAAGGAATACGACATCTTCGGCCGCGGCGGGGCGAAGCGGATGGCCGAGCAGTTGGCCGTGCCTTTCCTGGGCATGGTGCCGATCAACATGCGCCTTCGTGAGAATTGTGACACGGGCGACCCCACCGCCAACTTCGTCGGCGACGACAAGCTCGCGGAAGAGTTGACCCACGTCTCGCAGAAGCTCGCCGGCCAGGTGCAGGTGCTCAGCATGTCAGGCGAACTGGACGCGCCGAGCATCAGTGTGCATTGA